One window from the genome of Poecilia reticulata strain Guanapo linkage group LG9, Guppy_female_1.0+MT, whole genome shotgun sequence encodes:
- the shoc1 gene encoding uncharacterized protein C9orf84 isoform X1 produces MCNKNASNELFSAVRFKALDYVFEASTTLKISMNLLSLPAPYLPGTSDLYPHSGRLPDDTYRKPWIRGKVISSCKLFVGGSVLDDLGQKNQPVNSLERFIVEKDVEIVPSSNPDSFDEDQFVFLLNKQIDSCQETFSKCRPDQTSPDTKSKDLFLSEDFIAPDLLAELKRHLPSLKAKMSRLKTLPVSDPLLNSTGISISEDGMFSCFRRCESYQKPADANAISDVTRGDFQDQFLTLPLLRKESLLLPPVVDSFRLKTQNFTAFSGVGGCVNISPEPVDEECSVLDLLRRTSLSKAPVEISQFDFQQKQIKEKTQSGKLIESGCLGSAASPAGTELDFILSPIPKKNRTHIRLSTSHLQEEKLSPFTPTSLLSTRTKSEMKKTVWSSEKHLTSVVRFLLSEPALHEPASGFHPLHEALGVIKLEKQHFNCAVDKLELRLETGKPEIILGKNLELIEMMTTEVPTNGQNEKEDFNRTTPEHEEVEFLRVDSPNNADLLKKSPVGSFRFLSSKHIVGPNSRERSTTSTGPEKTRSEPTAGSPALVNVSSGVADWFSSSGGSGCSPPFRLNIGDNQKSLIFTKHRPEKNLDPLSDFMMLRSQQLVAPGAATSISAEPEEEEANHQMPEQHHHQPEEMKTTDRKPAYVSLAVMGDAVREQNPAAVGAGRIDGQIDGQIDGRIDGRPVGDSDLKLHSRDIQVQPTESQRRSFCELLAVALPCLSSARQLGLHFPSWGDFSCLSPDQTHFLLKQQDRALSRTPAGSAELLRDQEQLFNLAALIHVLVTFKELLLKCDLSIAVEYLTKAAQTCEDHRLMQLRKRLQIILFLSRRKEEPDFKLLELQQLLAERLQTRKGSNSTEKILVILSVESHETSSKVISSLSKVTGAAVSSVCPDEEKKKLNGASVVSRVCCSDCVLVFEQNIGPDFPWSCFSVLVEFDHPGPSRWSQICSDRSISRLSFTTSLSDSDAEKICWRLEENVPFVLLVTEGLLNYPLLLQTLESSFGVTVMERSHSPTLQKLGGIHNYALITIDESTAIVIQEQDELGQDRASERLVMRLSALSLQYSCCWLILHCPGSRGGGFSRETFNNLVLVYSSLVLFGMKSEELDVKVLIVSEVLEMAEFINQICFSSLMSKYGDPVSYLDRDWLTVSPSQEEACLSQFPSVSPLVAQLMLSRAPSLQWLLGADLPQLSQLLPEVPQKVLKLFSDITSLYLSNSEPATPQINKTNQQPFRTAQTFGAESEFMNLLHPEPNSSFLCGATNPADLFPNQNPDSSNFRLDLNGSFGSPIKDWTGPDPWKEEEMLSVWRGRAGAAGRVVERAGDLWAPRDSPDISYLQTANSPVLLDSRFSSSHTSCSDLQHPQSAHFMFSQSPPTAAILDQSHHSLTSSSSSFGPKFWSGEERKRSGGAAGLVGSVLTPLKRGRLSYERVPGRKDGQTRLKLF; encoded by the exons AT gtgTAATAAAAACGCCTCAAATGAACTCTTCTCCGCTGTCCGATTTAAAGCTCTTGACTATGTGTTTGAG GCTAGCACCACTCTGAAGATTTCCATGAACTTACTGTCGCTGCCAGCGCCCTATCTACCTGGTACCAGTGACCTTTACCCCCACAGTGGCAGGTTACCTGATGACACCTATAGGAAGCCATGGATCCGAg GAAAGGTGATTTCTTCCTGCAAACTCTTTGTCGGTGGCTCAGTTCTTGATGACCTTGGACAGAAAAATCAACCTGTTAATTCATTGGAAAG atttattgtgGAAAAGGATGTGGAGATAGTTCCCAGCTCTAATCCCGACTCCTTTGATGAAgatcagtttgttttcctcctaAATAAGCAGATTGATTCATGTCAGGAAACGTTTTCTAAATGCAGACCTGACCAGACGAGTCCAGACACTAAGAGCAAAG atctctttctctctgaggACTTCATTGCTCCAGATCTGCTGGCAGAGTTAAAAAGACATTTACCGTCTTTGAAAGCCAAAATGTCCAGGCTGAAGACACTTCCTGTGTCCGACCCGCTGCTGAACTCAACAGGAATCAGCATCTCTGAGGACGGCATGTTCAG CTGCTTCAGACGATGCGAGTCCTACCAGAAACCTGCAGACGCCAACGCCATCAGTGATGTCACACGTGGAGATTTTCAGGATCAGTTTCTTACACTTCCTCTCTTGCGGAAAGAG TCTCTGCTGTTACCGCCTGTAGTCGACAGTTTCCggcttaaaacacaaaacttcaCGGCTTTTTCTGGTGTCGGTGGTTGTGTGAACATTTCTCCAGAACCAGTAGACGAGGAATGTTCTGTCCTGGATTTACTTCGTAGAA CTTCTCTTTCAAAGGCTCCAGTGGAAATTTCTCAGTttgattttcaacaaaaacaaataaaagaaaagacacaGAGTGGAAAACTAATTGAATCGGGATGCTTAG ggaGCGCTGCATCTCCAGCTGGAACAGAGCTGGACTTTATTCTGAGCCCGATTCCTAAGAAGAACCGAACCCACATCCGTCTGTCCACATCTCATCTCCAGGAAGAAAAACTTTCCCCTTTCACACCCAC ATCTTTGCTCTCAACAAGAACCAAAAGTGAGATGAAGAAAACGGTCTGGAGCTCAGAGAAGCATCTGACCTCTGTTGTTCGCTTCCTGTTGTCAG AGCCTGCTTTACATGAACCAGCCTCAGGGTTTCATCCTCTGCATGAAGCGTTGGGAGTTATTAAActagaaaagcaacatttcaacTGTGCTGTTGACAAACTGGAACTACGTCTGGAGACAGGAAAACCAGAGATAATTCTGGGTAAAAACCTCGAGTTGATTGAAATGATGACGACTGAAGTTCCTACAAACGGACAGAACGAGAAGGAAGACTTCAACAGAACGACACCTGAACATGAGGAGG ttgaatTTCTCCGTGTGGATTCTCCAAACAACGCCGATCTCCTAAAAAAAAGTCCTGTTGGTTCATTCCGGTTCTTGTCCTCGAAACACATTGTCGGTCCAAACAGTCGGGAACGAAGCACCACCAGCACCGGTCCAGAGAAGACACGTTCAGAACCCACTGCCGGTTCTCCTGCACTCGTCAACGTCAGCAGTGGCGTAGCTGATTGGTTTAGTAGCTCCGGCGGTTCTGGGTGCTCTCCGCCCTTCAGATTAAACATCGGAGATAATCAGAAGAGTTTGATCTTCACGAAACATCGGCCCGAGAAGAACCTGGACCCTCTGTCCGACTTCATGATGCTGAGGTCACAGCAGCTGGTTGCACCTGGTGCAGCTACAAGCATCTCTGCAG aaccagaagaagaagaggcgAACCATCAGATGCCAGAGCAGCATCACCATCAACCAGAAGAGATGAAGACAACTGACAGGAAGCCAGCGTACGTGAGCCTCGCTGTGATGGGAGACGCAGTCAGAGAGCAGAACCCAGCGGCTGTGGGGGCGGGTCGGATCGACGGTCAGATCGACGGTCAGATCGACGGTCGGATCGACGGTCGTCCTGTCGGCGACTCAGACCTCAAACTTCACAGCCGAGACATTCAGGTTCAACCAACAG AGAGTCAGCGGCGATCTTTCTGTGAGCTGCTGGCCGTCGCTCTGCCTTGTCTGAGTTCGGCCAGGCAGCTGGGGCTCCACTTCCCATCGTGGGGAGACTTCAGCTGCTTGTCCCCAGACCAGACGCACTTCCTGCTCAAACAGCAGGACCGGGCCCTCAGCAGGACCCCGGCAGGGAGCGCCGAGCTGCTCAGAG ATCAGGAGCAGCTTTTTAACCTGGCTGCTCTCATCCATGTGTTGGTGACGttcaaagagctgctgctgaagtgTGACCTGAGCATCGCTGTGG AGTACCTGACCAAAGCAGCTCAGACGTGTGAGGATCACCGCCTGATGCAGCTGAGGAAGAGGCTGCAGatcatcctcttcctcagtcGCAGGAAGGAAGAACCCGACTTCAaactgctggagctgcagcagcttctggctGAAAGGCTGCAAACGAGAAAAGGAAGCAACTCTACAGAGAAA aTTCTCGTTATTCTCTCTGTGGAATCTCATGAAACCAGTTCAAAGGTCATCAGCAGCTTGAGCAAAGTAACCG gagctgcagtgaGTTCAGTTTGTCCCgatgaggagaagaagaaactaaaCGGCGCCTCTGTGGTCAGCAG AGTGTGCTGCAGCGACTGTGTTTTGGTGTTTGAGCAGAATATCGGACCCGACTTTCCctggagctgcttctcagttcTGGTGGAGTTCGACCATCCGGGTCCGTCCCGCTGGTCCCAGATCTGCAGCGATCGAAGCATCAGCCGCCTCTCCTTCACCACCAGCCTGTCCGACTCCG ACGCAGAGAAAATCTGTTGGCGTCTGGAGGAAAATGTCCCGTTTGTATTGCTGGTGACCGAGGGGCTTCTGAATtatcctctgctgctgcagactcTTGAGTCAAG CTTCGGTGTAACAGTGATGGAGAGGAGCCACAGTCCGACTTTGCAGAAACTCGGAGGAATCCATAACTACGCCTTGATCACCATAGACGAAAGCACGGCTATCGTCATTCAG GAGCAGGATGAACTGGGTCAAGACCGAGCCAGTGAGAGGCTGGTGATGAGGCTGAGCGCTCTCTCTCTGCAgtacagctgctgctggctcaTCCTGCACTGCCCTGGCAGCCGAGGCGGAGG GTTTTCAAGAGAAACCTTCAACAACTTGGTGTTGGTTTATTCGTCTCTGGTTTTGTTCGGCATGAAGTCCGAGGAGCTGGATGTGAAG GTGCTGATTGTGTCAGAAGTGTTGGAAATGGCCGAGTTTATCAATCAGATCTGCTTCAGCTCCCTGATGTCCAAATATGGAGATCCTGTGAGCTACCTGGACAGAGACTGGCTGACGGTCAGCCCCTCTCAG GAGGAGGCGTGTCTGTCCCAGTTCCCGTCTGTCAGTCCTCTGGTCGCTCAGCTCATGCTGAGCAGAGCTCCCTCCCTGCAGTGGCTCCTGGGGGCCGACCTGCCGCAGCTCTCACAGTTACTTCCTGAAGTCCCACAGAAAGTCCTTAAG CTGTTCAGTGACATCACTTCCTTGTACTTGAGCAACTCAGAGCCAGCAACCCCTCAGATTAATAAGACAAACCAACAACCCTTCAGAACCGCTCAGACCTTCGGCGCCGAGTCCGAGTTCATGAACCTTTTGCATCCAGAGCCTAACAGCAGCTTCCTATGTGGAGCTACTAACCCAGCGGACCTGTTCCCCAACCAGAACCCAGATTCTTCAAACTTCAGACTGGACCTGAATGGTTCCTTTGGGAGTCCCATTAAGGACTGGACCGGTCCAGATCcctggaaggaggaggagatgctTTCTGTGTGGAGAGGCAGAGCTGGAGCGGCAGGGAGAGTCGTGGAACGGGCCGGTGATCTGTGGGCGCCAAGAGATTCCCCAGACATTTCGTACCTTCAGACAGCAAACAGCCCGGTTCTACTGGACTCTCGGTTCAGTTCCAGTCACACTTCCTGCAGTGACCTCCAGCATCCCCAGAGCGCTCACTTCATGTTCAGTCAGAGCCCTcctacggcggccatcttggatcAAAGCCATCACAGTTTGACCAGCAGCAGTTCTTCTTTTGGACCCAAGTTCTGGAGCggtgaggagaggaagaggagcggagGCGCAGCTGGTCTGGTTGGATCAG tgctGACGCCGCTGAAGAGGGGAAGGCTGAGCTATGAGAGAGTTCCTGGCAGAAAGGACGGACAGACGAGGcttaaactgttttaa
- the shoc1 gene encoding uncharacterized protein shoc1 isoform X5 — MCNKNASNELFSAVRFKALDYVFEASTTLKISMNLLSLPAPYLPGTSDLYPHSGRLPDDTYRKPWIRELLVTRITFHPSCFRRCESYQKPADANAISDVTRGDFQDQFLTLPLLRKESLLLPPVVDSFRLKTQNFTAFSGVGGCVNISPEPVDEECSVLDLLRRTSLSKAPVEISQFDFQQKQIKEKTQSGKLIESGCLGSAASPAGTELDFILSPIPKKNRTHIRLSTSHLQEEKLSPFTPTSLLSTRTKSEMKKTVWSSEKHLTSVVRFLLSEPALHEPASGFHPLHEALGVIKLEKQHFNCAVDKLELRLETGKPEIILGKNLELIEMMTTEVPTNGQNEKEDFNRTTPEHEEVEFLRVDSPNNADLLKKSPVGSFRFLSSKHIVGPNSRERSTTSTGPEKTRSEPTAGSPALVNVSSGVADWFSSSGGSGCSPPFRLNIGDNQKSLIFTKHRPEKNLDPLSDFMMLRSQQLVAPGAATSISAEPEEEEANHQMPEQHHHQPEEMKTTDRKPAYVSLAVMGDAVREQNPAAVGAGRIDGQIDGQIDGRIDGRPVGDSDLKLHSRDIQVQPTESQRRSFCELLAVALPCLSSARQLGLHFPSWGDFSCLSPDQTHFLLKQQDRALSRTPAGSAELLRDQEQLFNLAALIHVLVTFKELLLKCDLSIAVEYLTKAAQTCEDHRLMQLRKRLQIILFLSRRKEEPDFKLLELQQLLAERLQTRKGSNSTEKILVILSVESHETSSKVISSLSKVTGAAVSSVCPDEEKKKLNGASVVSRVCCSDCVLVFEQNIGPDFPWSCFSVLVEFDHPGPSRWSQICSDRSISRLSFTTSLSDSDAEKICWRLEENVPFVLLVTEGLLNYPLLLQTLESSFGVTVMERSHSPTLQKLGGIHNYALITIDESTAIVIQEQDELGQDRASERLVMRLSALSLQYSCCWLILHCPGSRGGGFSRETFNNLVLVYSSLVLFGMKSEELDVKVLIVSEVLEMAEFINQICFSSLMSKYGDPVSYLDRDWLTVSPSQEEACLSQFPSVSPLVAQLMLSRAPSLQWLLGADLPQLSQLLPEVPQKVLKLFSDITSLYLSNSEPATPQINKTNQQPFRTAQTFGAESEFMNLLHPEPNSSFLCGATNPADLFPNQNPDSSNFRLDLNGSFGSPIKDWTGPDPWKEEEMLSVWRGRAGAAGRVVERAGDLWAPRDSPDISYLQTANSPVLLDSRFSSSHTSCSDLQHPQSAHFMFSQSPPTAAILDQSHHSLTSSSSSFGPKFWSGEERKRSGGAAGLVGSVLTPLKRGRLSYERVPGRKDGQTRLKLF, encoded by the exons AT gtgTAATAAAAACGCCTCAAATGAACTCTTCTCCGCTGTCCGATTTAAAGCTCTTGACTATGTGTTTGAG GCTAGCACCACTCTGAAGATTTCCATGAACTTACTGTCGCTGCCAGCGCCCTATCTACCTGGTACCAGTGACCTTTACCCCCACAGTGGCAGGTTACCTGATGACACCTATAGGAAGCCATGGATCCGAg AGCTTCTTGTTACTAGGATTACGTTTCATCCCAGCTGCTTCAGACGATGCGAGTCCTACCAGAAACCTGCAGACGCCAACGCCATCAGTGATGTCACACGTGGAGATTTTCAGGATCAGTTTCTTACACTTCCTCTCTTGCGGAAAGAG TCTCTGCTGTTACCGCCTGTAGTCGACAGTTTCCggcttaaaacacaaaacttcaCGGCTTTTTCTGGTGTCGGTGGTTGTGTGAACATTTCTCCAGAACCAGTAGACGAGGAATGTTCTGTCCTGGATTTACTTCGTAGAA CTTCTCTTTCAAAGGCTCCAGTGGAAATTTCTCAGTttgattttcaacaaaaacaaataaaagaaaagacacaGAGTGGAAAACTAATTGAATCGGGATGCTTAG ggaGCGCTGCATCTCCAGCTGGAACAGAGCTGGACTTTATTCTGAGCCCGATTCCTAAGAAGAACCGAACCCACATCCGTCTGTCCACATCTCATCTCCAGGAAGAAAAACTTTCCCCTTTCACACCCAC ATCTTTGCTCTCAACAAGAACCAAAAGTGAGATGAAGAAAACGGTCTGGAGCTCAGAGAAGCATCTGACCTCTGTTGTTCGCTTCCTGTTGTCAG AGCCTGCTTTACATGAACCAGCCTCAGGGTTTCATCCTCTGCATGAAGCGTTGGGAGTTATTAAActagaaaagcaacatttcaacTGTGCTGTTGACAAACTGGAACTACGTCTGGAGACAGGAAAACCAGAGATAATTCTGGGTAAAAACCTCGAGTTGATTGAAATGATGACGACTGAAGTTCCTACAAACGGACAGAACGAGAAGGAAGACTTCAACAGAACGACACCTGAACATGAGGAGG ttgaatTTCTCCGTGTGGATTCTCCAAACAACGCCGATCTCCTAAAAAAAAGTCCTGTTGGTTCATTCCGGTTCTTGTCCTCGAAACACATTGTCGGTCCAAACAGTCGGGAACGAAGCACCACCAGCACCGGTCCAGAGAAGACACGTTCAGAACCCACTGCCGGTTCTCCTGCACTCGTCAACGTCAGCAGTGGCGTAGCTGATTGGTTTAGTAGCTCCGGCGGTTCTGGGTGCTCTCCGCCCTTCAGATTAAACATCGGAGATAATCAGAAGAGTTTGATCTTCACGAAACATCGGCCCGAGAAGAACCTGGACCCTCTGTCCGACTTCATGATGCTGAGGTCACAGCAGCTGGTTGCACCTGGTGCAGCTACAAGCATCTCTGCAG aaccagaagaagaagaggcgAACCATCAGATGCCAGAGCAGCATCACCATCAACCAGAAGAGATGAAGACAACTGACAGGAAGCCAGCGTACGTGAGCCTCGCTGTGATGGGAGACGCAGTCAGAGAGCAGAACCCAGCGGCTGTGGGGGCGGGTCGGATCGACGGTCAGATCGACGGTCAGATCGACGGTCGGATCGACGGTCGTCCTGTCGGCGACTCAGACCTCAAACTTCACAGCCGAGACATTCAGGTTCAACCAACAG AGAGTCAGCGGCGATCTTTCTGTGAGCTGCTGGCCGTCGCTCTGCCTTGTCTGAGTTCGGCCAGGCAGCTGGGGCTCCACTTCCCATCGTGGGGAGACTTCAGCTGCTTGTCCCCAGACCAGACGCACTTCCTGCTCAAACAGCAGGACCGGGCCCTCAGCAGGACCCCGGCAGGGAGCGCCGAGCTGCTCAGAG ATCAGGAGCAGCTTTTTAACCTGGCTGCTCTCATCCATGTGTTGGTGACGttcaaagagctgctgctgaagtgTGACCTGAGCATCGCTGTGG AGTACCTGACCAAAGCAGCTCAGACGTGTGAGGATCACCGCCTGATGCAGCTGAGGAAGAGGCTGCAGatcatcctcttcctcagtcGCAGGAAGGAAGAACCCGACTTCAaactgctggagctgcagcagcttctggctGAAAGGCTGCAAACGAGAAAAGGAAGCAACTCTACAGAGAAA aTTCTCGTTATTCTCTCTGTGGAATCTCATGAAACCAGTTCAAAGGTCATCAGCAGCTTGAGCAAAGTAACCG gagctgcagtgaGTTCAGTTTGTCCCgatgaggagaagaagaaactaaaCGGCGCCTCTGTGGTCAGCAG AGTGTGCTGCAGCGACTGTGTTTTGGTGTTTGAGCAGAATATCGGACCCGACTTTCCctggagctgcttctcagttcTGGTGGAGTTCGACCATCCGGGTCCGTCCCGCTGGTCCCAGATCTGCAGCGATCGAAGCATCAGCCGCCTCTCCTTCACCACCAGCCTGTCCGACTCCG ACGCAGAGAAAATCTGTTGGCGTCTGGAGGAAAATGTCCCGTTTGTATTGCTGGTGACCGAGGGGCTTCTGAATtatcctctgctgctgcagactcTTGAGTCAAG CTTCGGTGTAACAGTGATGGAGAGGAGCCACAGTCCGACTTTGCAGAAACTCGGAGGAATCCATAACTACGCCTTGATCACCATAGACGAAAGCACGGCTATCGTCATTCAG GAGCAGGATGAACTGGGTCAAGACCGAGCCAGTGAGAGGCTGGTGATGAGGCTGAGCGCTCTCTCTCTGCAgtacagctgctgctggctcaTCCTGCACTGCCCTGGCAGCCGAGGCGGAGG GTTTTCAAGAGAAACCTTCAACAACTTGGTGTTGGTTTATTCGTCTCTGGTTTTGTTCGGCATGAAGTCCGAGGAGCTGGATGTGAAG GTGCTGATTGTGTCAGAAGTGTTGGAAATGGCCGAGTTTATCAATCAGATCTGCTTCAGCTCCCTGATGTCCAAATATGGAGATCCTGTGAGCTACCTGGACAGAGACTGGCTGACGGTCAGCCCCTCTCAG GAGGAGGCGTGTCTGTCCCAGTTCCCGTCTGTCAGTCCTCTGGTCGCTCAGCTCATGCTGAGCAGAGCTCCCTCCCTGCAGTGGCTCCTGGGGGCCGACCTGCCGCAGCTCTCACAGTTACTTCCTGAAGTCCCACAGAAAGTCCTTAAG CTGTTCAGTGACATCACTTCCTTGTACTTGAGCAACTCAGAGCCAGCAACCCCTCAGATTAATAAGACAAACCAACAACCCTTCAGAACCGCTCAGACCTTCGGCGCCGAGTCCGAGTTCATGAACCTTTTGCATCCAGAGCCTAACAGCAGCTTCCTATGTGGAGCTACTAACCCAGCGGACCTGTTCCCCAACCAGAACCCAGATTCTTCAAACTTCAGACTGGACCTGAATGGTTCCTTTGGGAGTCCCATTAAGGACTGGACCGGTCCAGATCcctggaaggaggaggagatgctTTCTGTGTGGAGAGGCAGAGCTGGAGCGGCAGGGAGAGTCGTGGAACGGGCCGGTGATCTGTGGGCGCCAAGAGATTCCCCAGACATTTCGTACCTTCAGACAGCAAACAGCCCGGTTCTACTGGACTCTCGGTTCAGTTCCAGTCACACTTCCTGCAGTGACCTCCAGCATCCCCAGAGCGCTCACTTCATGTTCAGTCAGAGCCCTcctacggcggccatcttggatcAAAGCCATCACAGTTTGACCAGCAGCAGTTCTTCTTTTGGACCCAAGTTCTGGAGCggtgaggagaggaagaggagcggagGCGCAGCTGGTCTGGTTGGATCAG tgctGACGCCGCTGAAGAGGGGAAGGCTGAGCTATGAGAGAGTTCCTGGCAGAAAGGACGGACAGACGAGGcttaaactgttttaa